DNA sequence from the Haladaptatus sp. R4 genome:
TCGACTCCCGTCGAGAGTTGTGAACCGGGGACGCTCCACCGCCCAGTGACGGTCCTCCGGAGGCAGTGATGTTCGTCGACGTTTGGGAATGGCGGATGGAAATCGACGAATCGCTGGTGGCGGCCGACGAGGCGGAAATCCGGGAGCAAGTCGCCGAATACACGGTCGGTGAGCGCGAGGAATTCGACCTCGACGTCGACTATCCGGATTCGTTCACCGGACGGGTCATGACCGCGATGGCGGGCGTCCCCCGTGGCGAGACCCGAACCTACGGGGAAATCGCCGGAGAACTCGACACGGCGGCGGTCGCGGTCGGTCAGGCGTGTGGCCGCAACCCCGTGCCGCTCGTCGTCCCGTGCCATCGTATCGTCGGAGCCAACGGCTTGGGCGGTTTTTCCGGCGGGGACGACGACCGTCTCGGGCTAAAAGAACGGTTGCTCGAACTCGAATCGGCCTGATCACTCGTTCGGCGCGATGCGTTTGACGCGCCCGGTAATCCCGGACTGCAGTTGGACTTTCACTCCGCCGGGTTCGGTGTGCTCCTCGGAGAGGACCTTCGCGATTTCGCCACGGAGCGGTTCGGCCTCGTCCGCGTTCTCTGCGTTCGTCTGTTCTATTTCGACGGTCATACCACGACTCAAATCCTCTCGCGTCGGTCGGTCTACGGACATACGCTGGACTGCAACGGACACCGGAAAAAACGTGATGGCCACCGCCGGTCGTGGTATCGTGTTTATATATCCGATACTCGTAGAAAACGGTTATACGATTCACGTCCCTCCTCTGGAGTGCGGCGGCGGCGGCGGTAGCCCGTAGCCGAAAACGTACCCCTATCCACTATTCGAACTTTTCGAAGGGTTGTTCGCAGGCGTCACAGAAGTGCATCGACCGACAGAGCGACGGCCCTTTCGGGTGTTCGCGGTGGGTGTCCGTCGAACCGCAGTACGGACACTCCGCGCCCTTGTCCTCGCCGCTCGTCGTCACGCTGGGGTCGAGTCGTCTCATATGCTCAATCCGAACTCCCTGAGGTCGTCTTTGCCCTGCTCGGTCACCATCTCGATGGACCACGGCGGGTTCCAAACGAGTTCGAGGTCGGCGTCTTCGACGCCCTCGACCGCCGCGACCCCGTTCACGATGTCCTCGGTTAGCATCTTACGGGCCGGGCAGCCAGTGTAGGTCAACGTCATGATGACGGTGACGTTCGCTCCGGCGGCGTCGCCGCCTTCGTCACGGGACGCCGACGGAGTCTCGCCGTCCACTTCTACCCCGTAAATCAACCCCAAATCCACGATGCTGATGGGCATCTCGGGGTCCTCGATGTCGAACAGCGCGTCCCAGACGCGCTGTTCGAGACCCGTCGCTCCTTCACCCGTGGCGGGCAAATCCTCCGGAGAGCGTCCGGTTTCCGAGTAGTCGGTGTACGCACACGCGGTCGGTTCGGAGTCGATATCGTACTCCTGTGGTTGGTTACTCATCGTCTGGGTCCGGCATGATCCGGTGGGTTTCGGTTCGCCCGAGTTCCCGGTACGTCCGCGTCATGTCGTCGTGAAGGTCTGCCCAGTCGTCGGTGTGGGTTCCGTCTCGTCCGATGTGCTCGGGGAGCAGTTCGTCGATGTCGCCGTCCTCGACTTCCGTCGGCAGTTCGATGCCGAGCGACGTCAAAAACGGCACCACGACGTCGAGCCATTGGTCGCGCATCGAGTCGAGCGAGTCGGTTCGGATTCCGAACTCGTCGATGTCCTCGCTCGCGTCGCCCGCCTCGAACAGCGTCAACGCGTACGGGAATAGCCGGTCAACCGCCGCCTGCACGCGTTCTGTTCCCTCGTCGTCGCTCGTCAACCGTTCGAGCCAGTTCTGGGAATGCTCGCGGTGGTAGTTCTCCTCGCTCAGGATTTTCGCCACGCGGTCCGCGATTCGTGGATACGACGTCCCTTCGAGGGCTTCGAGTCGGAGTTCCTCGGCGACGTCGTAGAGGTAGCCACGCACGATGGCGTCGGCCCAGTCGCCAGTTTCGAACGCCCCCTCGACGAGCGTCGAGTGGCGGAAGTCCGCGGGGTCGCGCTCGAAGATGAGTTCCGATTCCGTGTAGCCGAAGTCCTCCAGCAGGTCGTACCAGAGGCGGGCGTGACCGAGTTCGTCCTGTGCGATGTTCGAGATGGCGAGGTCGGATTCCAGTGTGGGAGAGCGAACCTGCCATTCCGTGTAGCGCTCGGCGAGGACGAGTTCGTCGTCTGCGAGTCGGCGGAGCAGGGATTCGACGGCGGCCCGTTCGTCGTCGCTCAACTCCTCGGGACCGGCGAGTTGCGCCGACATTATGCCTCACCTCGTCGCCGTTCGGCGTCTTCCTGTTCGCTCTCGGACTCCTCGATTTCCTTGGCGAAACTGGTGTCGATGCGGTTGTACGCCATCACCCATCGGTAGGATTTGTCCGTCGTGCCGCCGAACGTCGTCTCGTCGGCATCCACTTCGCCGATTTCGTCCTTCGGGACGACCCAGATGCTGTTGGTCGGCTTCCGTCGCCCGTGTTGAATCTGGGCGAACATGAGCGCCATATCGCGGTCGGGCGCGTGGACGTTTCCGCAGTGGGTGTGATACTTGCCAGCTTCTTCCTGTCGGAACACTTCCCAGATCATCTTAATCAGCCGCCACCGGCGTGTTCGAACCGCTCGATTCCCAGTCGTCCATCACGTCGCGGACCCACTCGGCCGCGTCCTGTGCGGCCTTGCGGCCGTTTATCTGACCGAGGCCGGGTTCGTAATCGTTCTTGGCGATCTGGAAGAACTCGTCCCAATCGAGGTCGTCCTCGCGCACCTTGTACGTCTTCGTCTCCTCGTCGTACTCGATGCGTGGTTCGTCCGGAATCTCCAAGCCGTACTTCTTCGCCTTCGGGATGTAGGCGGTAAGGAACGCGCTACGGAGTTCGTCGTTCGACATCGTCTTCAACCCGACTTCGGACGAGAAGTCGTGGTGAGTGCTCTTGTCGTTGGTCGGGCCGAAGAACTGGATGATGCGCGGCCACCATTCCTCGAAGGCGTCCTGCATGAGTTCCTGTTCCTTTTTCGATCCCATCGACAGTTCGCGCATGATGTCCTCGCCGTGCTTGACGTGGAAACCCTCCTCGAAACAGACTTTGTCCATCGCGTGTGCGTAGGGTTCCCAACTCGTGCGCTTCAGGGTCGCCTGTCGGCGCATCGCGGCACCGTCCACGAAGAAGGCAATCATCGGCGTCTCCCACCAGTCTTCCATCTTGTAGTGGAAGCAGTTCAGGAACTTGCCCTCGCCGTTCGCCAACTCGTCCAACATCTGATCGCGGGTCTTGATGCCGAGCGATTCGGCGGCCCGGTAGAGCAGTTGCCCGTGGCCGATTTCGTCCTGCACCTTCGCGCTGCAGGCTAGCTTCCGGTCGAGGCTCGGAGCCTGTCGGATGAACGGGCGTTCGAGATACGCGCCCATGATCTCCGAGTTCGCGTGGAACTGAATCATCCGGGTCGCCGCCTTTCGGTACTCCTCGGGCATGTCTCCTTCGGACTAAATTGCCGAGGACCGGCACGCTCCTTGACGGTCTCTATGTCCATGGTCGATAATTATCGACCCCGACCCATACCAATTCGCCCGCCCATAGACGGGGTTTAAATACTGTCCCTGCCTACATACGCTCCATGATAGACGAATGCCTCGTCGTGGAATTCGCCGTCACGGGCGACGACTGTCCGCTCGCCGAGGCATCACGCGAGGCGGAGACGCGGATCGATTGCAAGCCCCCACAGCACCGTGACGACGGCTACACGCTCCTCCGATTCAGCGCCCCGGCTGAAAACGATTCGCTCGTCGACGTCCTCGACGGGGACGACCGAATCAGATACCTGCACGTCACCACGACGGACGGCAGACGGAACTTCCGCTGTCTCTCCAAACACGCTTGTGTCGTCCACGAACTCACCAACGTCGGGTTCATGGCCGAATCGCTTCGCTACCGGGAGGGGAACGCGAAGTTCACGGGTGCGGTCGTGGGTCACGACGTGCTCCAAGGCGTCCTCGAAGCAGCGGGAGAGACTGTCGGCATGCGACTCGAACGCGTCCATCAACTCGGATCCGAGGACGAAAACGCCGTGGCCCAACAATGGGACGTGACGCCCGCACAGGAACGCGCTCTCCGAACAGCCCTGGAGTTCGGCTACTTCAGCGTCCCCCGCGAGACCACTGCAAGCGACGTAGCTGACGAGTTGGGAATCAGCAAATCGGCGTTTCTGGAACGGCTCCGTCGCGCCGAGCGGTCGATGTTCTCGCAGATGTTCGCGTGATACTGTTCACGCGATACTGTTCACGATCCGACTAGACGCAAGATTCTTGTCCCTCTCCCTGATATTTTCAGTTCGTGCCTTCCCTCGAAGTCCCTTCCCGCCCCGAACCCCTCCTCCTCGTCCTCGGGTATCTCTGTATTTCACAAGCCCACGTGCTACCCGATGGATTCGCGCTGTTGGGCTACGTAATCGGTTTTTTCCTGATCGTATTGATTCCCCTGTCGATACTGGAAAACGCCGATTCGCGTTCGGACGCCAGTAGCGCGAAATAGTCTCCCTCGATTTCGCGTGCATCCCGATACGCAACGCTTCGCGGAGCGTGAACTGGATGGATGAAGTGGCGAACAGACGGCACGGCCGAACGTGAAGCGGTGTACCGTACTCCCGCGAGTCGCTCCACGGCGTTCGTCAGCGGATACCGGCCGTGGCCGCGTCTTTCCCTATAAACGTTCGTCTCCAGCAAGCGTCGTGGCGGCGCGTTCGAACTCCTCGCGGGTGTTGAGGTTCTCGAACGAGGTCAACGATCCGTGATCGCGGAGGTCACTCCCCTCGATTACTACGTACTCCAGTTCCGACAGCGGTTCGACGGTTCGCCGTTCGCCTCTGCCGAGCGCATCGTCGCACGCTCGAACCATCGGGTCCGTTCGGTACACCGCATGGGTCGTCTGCAACCAGCCCTCGAATCGAGGTACTGCGGCGTCGTGACCACGTGCTCGATTCAGCAGATAGGAAACGAGTTCCGGGTCCACGAACGGCATGTCGCAGGCGACGACGGCGGCGTACTCGTGATCGCAGGCCGCGAGACCGGTTCGAATTCCGGCCACCGGACCGGCGTCAGGTACGGTGTCGATGGCGAATCGGACCGACGGTGAGAAGTCGGACAGCGCGTCGGCGATGGCCGACCGTTGGGCGTTGCGGCAGTTGACGACGAGTTCGTCGATTACGCCCTCGATTCCGTCCGCAACGCGGCGCACCATCGGCACCCCGGCGAGCGGTGCGACCGCTTTGTCCGCGTCCCCGAATCGAGTCGAGTACCCTCCAGCGATGACGACTCCTGCGGGCATACGTTCGTATACGAGATGCGTCGCTAAGTTCCTGTGGCCGAGCATGCGGTCGAGATACCATCAACAGATGGGCGTTATTCTTCGACCACTTCTATCTCCGAATACCGTTTCGCTACTTGCTCACCTACCTCCCGAGGGACTATTGCTGTCTTATCCTCGGCG
Encoded proteins:
- a CDS encoding methylated-DNA--[protein]-cysteine S-methyltransferase → MFVDVWEWRMEIDESLVAADEAEIREQVAEYTVGEREEFDLDVDYPDSFTGRVMTAMAGVPRGETRTYGEIAGELDTAAVAVGQACGRNPVPLVVPCHRIVGANGLGGFSGGDDDRLGLKERLLELESA
- a CDS encoding DUF2196 domain-containing protein, with amino-acid sequence MSVDRPTREDLSRGMTVEIEQTNAENADEAEPLRGEIAKVLSEEHTEPGGVKVQLQSGITGRVKRIAPNE
- the paaE gene encoding 1,2-phenylacetyl-CoA epoxidase subunit PaaE, yielding MRRLDPSVTTSGEDKGAECPYCGSTDTHREHPKGPSLCRSMHFCDACEQPFEKFE
- the paaD gene encoding 1,2-phenylacetyl-CoA epoxidase subunit PaaD; this translates as MSNQPQEYDIDSEPTACAYTDYSETGRSPEDLPATGEGATGLEQRVWDALFDIEDPEMPISIVDLGLIYGVEVDGETPSASRDEGGDAAGANVTVIMTLTYTGCPARKMLTEDIVNGVAAVEGVEDADLELVWNPPWSIEMVTEQGKDDLREFGLSI
- the paaC gene encoding 1,2-phenylacetyl-CoA epoxidase subunit PaaC produces the protein MSAQLAGPEELSDDERAAVESLLRRLADDELVLAERYTEWQVRSPTLESDLAISNIAQDELGHARLWYDLLEDFGYTESELIFERDPADFRHSTLVEGAFETGDWADAIVRGYLYDVAEELRLEALEGTSYPRIADRVAKILSEENYHREHSQNWLERLTSDDEGTERVQAAVDRLFPYALTLFEAGDASEDIDEFGIRTDSLDSMRDQWLDVVVPFLTSLGIELPTEVEDGDIDELLPEHIGRDGTHTDDWADLHDDMTRTYRELGRTETHRIMPDPDDE
- the paaB gene encoding 1,2-phenylacetyl-CoA epoxidase subunit PaaB produces the protein MIWEVFRQEEAGKYHTHCGNVHAPDRDMALMFAQIQHGRRKPTNSIWVVPKDEIGEVDADETTFGGTTDKSYRWVMAYNRIDTSFAKEIEESESEQEDAERRRGEA
- a CDS encoding helix-turn-helix domain-containing protein, translated to MIDECLVVEFAVTGDDCPLAEASREAETRIDCKPPQHRDDGYTLLRFSAPAENDSLVDVLDGDDRIRYLHVTTTDGRRNFRCLSKHACVVHELTNVGFMAESLRYREGNAKFTGAVVGHDVLQGVLEAAGETVGMRLERVHQLGSEDENAVAQQWDVTPAQERALRTALEFGYFSVPRETTASDVADELGISKSAFLERLRRAERSMFSQMFA
- a CDS encoding molybdenum cofactor guanylyltransferase encodes the protein MPAGVVIAGGYSTRFGDADKAVAPLAGVPMVRRVADGIEGVIDELVVNCRNAQRSAIADALSDFSPSVRFAIDTVPDAGPVAGIRTGLAACDHEYAAVVACDMPFVDPELVSYLLNRARGHDAAVPRFEGWLQTTHAVYRTDPMVRACDDALGRGERRTVEPLSELEYVVIEGSDLRDHGSLTSFENLNTREEFERAATTLAGDERL